In Mycobacteriales bacterium, the following are encoded in one genomic region:
- a CDS encoding YggS family pyridoxal phosphate-dependent enzyme, whose protein sequence is MAQLSEDPRTAQLAANLAEVRDRIARAARDVGRDPGEVALIAVTKTFDADDVRRLAALGIAEFGENRDQEAAPKAAAVPDVRWHFLGRIQRNKIRSIASYADSVDSVDRTVLVDPLDRAVADRAIADRAAAQSAPLDVLVQVSLDGDPARGGVRAADLPALADRVEAAEHLRLAGLMAVAPLGGDVERSYADLADLAARIRAAHPQARALSAGMSGDLEAAVRHGSTQVRVGTALLGGRPPVVR, encoded by the coding sequence GTGGCGCAGCTGAGCGAGGATCCGCGCACGGCGCAGCTGGCCGCCAACCTCGCCGAGGTCCGGGACCGGATCGCCCGGGCCGCCCGCGACGTCGGCCGCGATCCGGGCGAGGTGGCGCTGATCGCGGTGACGAAGACCTTCGACGCCGACGACGTACGCCGCCTGGCCGCTCTCGGGATCGCCGAGTTCGGCGAAAACCGGGACCAGGAGGCGGCACCCAAGGCCGCCGCCGTACCGGACGTCCGCTGGCACTTCCTCGGCCGCATCCAGCGCAACAAGATCCGTTCGATCGCCTCCTACGCCGACAGCGTCGACAGCGTCGACCGGACCGTGCTCGTCGACCCGCTCGACCGGGCCGTCGCTGATCGGGCCATCGCTGACCGGGCCGCCGCGCAGAGCGCTCCGCTCGACGTTCTGGTGCAGGTCAGCCTCGACGGCGACCCGGCCCGAGGAGGCGTCCGCGCCGCCGACCTGCCGGCCTTGGCCGACCGGGTCGAGGCGGCGGAGCACCTGCGGCTGGCCGGGCTGATGGCCGTCGCCCCGCTCGGCGGCGACGTCGAGCGGAGCTACGCCGATCTCGCCGACCTCGCCGCCCGGATCCGGGCGGCGCATCCGCAGGCGAGGGCGCTCTCGGCCGGTATGAGCGGCGATCTCGAGGCCGCCGTACGCCACGGGTCCACCCAGGTGCGTGTCGGGACGGCGTTGCTGGGAGGCAGGCCGCCCGTCGTCAGGTA
- the pgeF gene encoding peptidoglycan editing factor PgeF: MPVRRVVTSRAGGVSAAPYDTFNLGRSVGDDPAAVDRNRARLAAELGVADERFVWMDQIHGARVARVDGPRPTPVPGTDGLVTATPGLVLVVLVADCVPVLLADAEAGVVGAVHAGRPGARIGIARQAVAAMVAAGAQPERIDVLLGPAICGRCYEVPADMQADVEAALPGSACATATGTHGLDLRAGLARQLLAAGVGKVVVDPRCTAEDPDLFSYRRDGVTGRQAGIAWRS; encoded by the coding sequence CTTCAACCTCGGCCGGAGCGTCGGCGACGACCCGGCCGCGGTCGACCGCAACCGGGCCCGGCTCGCCGCCGAGCTCGGGGTGGCGGACGAGCGGTTCGTCTGGATGGACCAGATCCACGGTGCGCGGGTGGCCCGGGTCGACGGGCCGCGTCCGACTCCGGTGCCCGGCACCGACGGCCTGGTCACCGCCACCCCGGGTCTGGTGCTGGTCGTCCTGGTCGCCGACTGCGTGCCGGTGCTGCTCGCCGACGCCGAAGCCGGGGTCGTCGGGGCCGTGCACGCCGGGCGGCCCGGCGCCCGGATCGGCATCGCCCGGCAGGCGGTCGCCGCGATGGTCGCGGCCGGCGCCCAGCCGGAGCGCATCGATGTGCTGCTGGGCCCGGCGATCTGTGGCCGGTGCTACGAGGTGCCCGCCGACATGCAGGCCGACGTCGAGGCGGCGCTGCCGGGCAGCGCCTGTGCGACGGCGACCGGCACCCACGGGCTGGACCTGCGGGCCGGACTCGCCCGGCAGCTCCTCGCCGCCGGTGTCGGCAAGGTGGTCGTCGACCCGCGGTGTACGGCGGAGGATCCCGACCTGTTCAGCTACCGGCGCGACGGTGTGACCGGCCGCCAGGCGGGGATCGCGTGGCGCAGCTGA